One window of the Psilocybe cubensis strain MGC-MH-2018 chromosome 12, whole genome shotgun sequence genome contains the following:
- a CDS encoding HMG-box protein STE11: MENWSHDGPHATLAGSQIKQVSRKGFKPASDFVLPDPTYPTRPDAKKKSHARKRPPGHIPRPRNAFILFRCDFVRQKRIPESVENDHRNISRIIGRIWNQMSEEQQKPWQKMAAQEKINHHKIYPDYRFTSGSTKKNPKRGGDSPRKGKRKAPPKELEEVSNLMQRAESCPPGAPLVPQAIIENNEPAYGDPLVTRDDLSRRPSCVKLYRSAPYDFNSDGQAVGYFEDLSHQHYYAQAMAAGSAIPVANKQEGTGMSDGNALFCGPRLDAVQYAIPDSTTPPEWEASTPPSDLDSFHQDDYSRPPNNSVNFNQSHFLPASEALFNDPFNPVLASLSSRTSLPHYSLTGEILNPIAAGLYIPRSDLQGDETASELADDMISEFTRNFHGSSRGQNDF; encoded by the exons ATGGAAAACTGGAGTCATGACGGTCCACACGCGACGCTGGCTGGGTCTCAAATAAAGCAAGTGTCACGCAAAGGCTTTAAACCGGCCTCGGATTTTGTCCTCCCTGATCCAACGTACCCGACTCGACCTGACGCCAAAAAGAAGTCGCACGCTCGAAAACGGCCTCCTGGCCATATCCCTCGCCCCAGAAACGCCTTCATACTCTTCAGGTGCGACTTCGTGCGCCAAAAGAGGATCCCAGAGTCAGTTGAGAACGACCACCGTAACATATCGCGCATAATCGGTAGAATCTGGAACCAGATGAGCGAAGAGCAACAGAAGCCCTGGCAGAAGATGGCAGCGCAGGAGAAAATTAACCATCATAAGATTTATCCTGATTACAGGTTCACGTCGGGTTCTACTAAGAAGAATCCTAAAAGAGGAGGTGATTCTCCACGCAAGGGGAAGAGAAAAGCGCCGCCCAAGGAGTTAGAGGAGGTTAGTAACTTGATGCAGCGCGCCGAGTCTTGTCCCCCCGGTGCTCCCCTCGTGCCCCAGGCCATCATCGAAAATAATGAGCCTGCATACGGTGATCCATTGGTCACACGAGATGATCTCTCGCGAAGACCTAGCTGCGTGAAGCTCTATCGTTCTGCTCCATATGACTTCAATTCAGATGGGCAGGCTGTTGGCTACTTCGAGGATCTCTCCCATCAGCACTATTACGCACAGGCGATGGCGGCTGGTAGTGCAATCCCGGTGGCCAATAAACAGGAGGGTACTGGGATGTCGGACGGAAATGCGTTGTTTTGTGGCCCTCGGTTAGACGCTGTTCAATATGCAATCCCGGATAGTACTACTCCTCCTGAGTGGGAGGCCAGCACCCCGCCATCGGACTTAGATTCTTTCCACCAGGACGACTATTCGCGACCTCCCAACAACTCTGTAAATTTC AATCAGAGTCACTTCTTACCAGCTTCTGAGGCCTTGTTTAACGACCCGTTCAATCCTGTTCTGGCATCTTTGTCGTCTCGAACTTCCCTGCCTCACTACTCTCTTACCGGCGAGATATTGAACCCCATCGCCGCTGGATTATACATACCAAGATCTGATCTTCAAG GAGACGAAACCGCCAGCGAGCTCGCGGATGATATGATCTCTGAATTCACCCGTAATTTTCACGGTTCCTCGCGAGGACAGAACGACTTCTAA
- a CDS encoding Transcription factor IIIB 60 kDa subunit has protein sequence MPVCTDCGGTVIEYDQAAGNGFCVQCGTVVEENTIVNEVGFGETASGAAIVQGSFVGQGATHARMSGPYGNRGSNESREQTIANASKKIQNIANVLKLSEVVCLAATRLYTLAVEHKFTKGRKSMNVVAVCLYVACRQKETRNYMLIDFSDLLQVNVFELGHTYLQLVQTLNLRLPLVDPSHYISRFSALLEFGDETHRVATDAVRLVQRFDRDWMTRGRRPAGICGAALLLAARMNNFRRSVEEIVQVVKIADTTLKKRLDEFKATPSGALTLADFRNVWLDEEMDPPAYTKGKEREEALRRAAEGGGDEDAQGNRKAKKGSKKRKGKRKRGEETDDEEEQQLEASSQLPPRQPLDLSILSDSILADVIPAPESTLVDNSNIDPALLDHSLSIPATLVSQNSSIPTPNLSPPAMTLVDETASEVLTEEVSTFLHNTVGERLTEALDEAESRRLASIAVVDELMGLNEEELDKFILSEDEVKIKERVWVELNKDYLEALAGEFSMMFNTMPNFSKGDQEASGTSRSRKRRKTNNKPRDASSAAGDTAAESVRNLIKKNPKYSKRINYEALKDLFVNNGSAPSIAKTMTTSDDEKDDAELYTMPDDDYDKTDEGEMNVIVEEEPGTVVLKPATAGKKKKGVEALLEEVDEEASDDDKEDDMEYEDAYEQEV, from the exons ATG CCCGTGTGTACTGACTGTGGTGGGACGGTCATCGAGTATGACCAAGCTGCAGGAAATGGCTTCTGCGTCCAATGTGGAACTGTTGTAGAAGAGAATACAATTGTGAATGaggttggatttggagagaCCGCCAGTGGTGCCGCCATCGTTCAGGGTTCTTTCGTGGGACAAGGCGCAA CCCATGCTCGAATGAGTGGTCCGTATGGGAACAGAGGAAGCAACGAATCAAGAGAGCAAACGATTGCCAATG CCAGCAAAAAGATCCAAAACATTGCCAACGTATTGAAGCTCTCCGAAGTCGTTTGTCTCGCCGCGACCAGATTGTATACCCTTGCAGTGGAGCACAAGTTTACGAAAGGACGGAAGAGCATGAACGTTGTTGCAGTTTGCCTCTACGTTGCTTGTCGGCAGAAGGAAACTCGAAACTACATGTTGATAGACTTTTCGGATCTCCTTCAA GTAAATGTCTTTGAGCTAGGCCACACCTATCTCCAACTCGTTCAGACCCTCAATCTTCGTCTCCCACTTGTTGATCCATCTCATTATATCTCCCGTTTCTCAGCCCTCCTCGAATTCGGTGACGAAACACACCGTGTTGCTACTGATGCCGTTCGCCTTGTCCAGCGGTTCGACCGAGATTGGATGACCCGTGGACGCAGACCTGCCGGAATATGCGGTGCAGCATTACTCCTTGCCGCTCGAATGAACAACTTCCGCCGTTCGGTGGAAGAGATTGTGCAGGTAGTCAAAATTGCAGACACAACACTCAAGAAGCGACTGGACGAGTTCAAAGCTACGCCGAGCGGCGCCTTGACCCTAGCAGATTTCAGGAACGTCTGGTTGGACGAGGAGATGGATCCGCCCGCGTACACGAAGggaaaggagagagaagaagCACTGAGGCGTGCGGCTGAGGGTGGCGGAGATGAAGACGCACAAGGAAACAGAAAGGCGAAAAAggggagcaaaaaaagaaagggtaAGCGGAAACGAGGAGAAGAGAcggacgatgaagaggagcaGCAACTTGAAGCGTCCTCCCAGCTCCCGCCTCGTCAACCGCTCGACCTATCTATTCTATCCGATAGCATTTTAGCGGATGTGATACCTGCTCCAGAATCGACTTTAGTGGACAATAGCAACATTGATCCTGCCCTCCTTGATCATTCGCTATCGATACCGGCTACCCTCGTATCCCAAAATTCGTCCATACCCACTCCTAATCTCTCTCCACCCGCCATGACGCTCGTCGATGAAACGGCCTCCGAAGTACTTACCGAAGAAGTTTCTACGTTTTTGCACAATACGGTAGGCGAGCGGTTAACTGAAGCCCTTGATGAAGCCGAGTCACGACGACTGGCGTCTATTGCTGTGGTAGACGAGCTCATGGGCCTcaatgaagaagaattggATAAATTCATTTTGTCCGAAGATGAAGTTAAGATCAAAGAACGAGTTTGGGTGGAATTGAATAAAGATTATTTGGAAGCTCTTGCAGGCGAGTTTTCTATGATGTTCAATACAATGCCTAATTTTT CGAAAGGTGACCAAGAGGCTTCTGGAACATCCAGGAGTAGGAAG CGACGCAAGACGAATAATAAACCCCGCGATGCCTCCTCTGCTGCGGGTGACACCGCCGCCGAATCCGTCCGCAATCTAATTAAGAAAAATCCCAAATACAGTAAGCGGATCAACTATGAGGCGCTTAAAGATCTCTTCGTGAACAACGGATCGGCGCCGTCCATTGCTAAGACTATGACCACTAGCGATGACGAGAAGGACGACGCGGAGCTTTATACCATGCCAGATGACGATTATGACAAGACAGACGAGGGCGAGATGAACGTTATTGTAGAAGAAGAACCTGGAACAGTGGTCCTAAAACCGGCAACAGCGggtaaaaagaagaaggGTGTCGAGGCGCtgctggaggaggtggacGAGGAGGCGAGCGATGATGATAAAGAAGACGATATGGAATATGAGGATGCGTATGAACAGGAGGTTTAG
- a CDS encoding Hybrid signal transduction histidine kinase J — protein MSNLTEHFLKPEASTDAFKAHLTTLLSFYERGPHSDEPAFTYDGPVDSQTEAILRSLEAIAKRMWISEGMVNSGMRSPLDDNKVAELGYHLVHHSEATSSIEGAGDSVERSTTGNEAIGASPKHCPNCGNSFERSPLLHTNLQDGTEDTPQAVPSSIVADSSDEIVFRPGEEIRLLKSQLEDVARVCESVSRGNLGHKITSPVEGGIMAQVKDSVNSMVDNLSKLANDVTRLSRDLGTDGKLGVQIEFLPNMGGQLGDMVDNLNRMTLDVTNQVRSISKVSKAIYVGDLSKQIEVKAKGEILELKDIVNGIVLRQRVLTKEVCRVTSEISKGRIGGRAEVPHVEGVWFSFVTGINSMTSTLENGLRATSYVANAIVQGDLSKRIEVDVEGDLLALKTAVNSIADRLQTTSNEIIQLNRQLRVEGMLDAHAASADAQGVWKELLQSANGVAATLKSCVRATSEVLKAVAGGDLETSMQIGEAQGEVLELTETVNGTVEFLRVFTEEVVRMTRTVGVEGRLGHQVLVSHVGGTWKEIVDGLNGLTYNLMLLVRTAMVALVSVARGDLSQKIVGITLHGEMSDLVQIINEMIDVLFKFTKDSKRIAREGDTEGILTHAEVGGVIGIWNEIIRILALEYDKENQRRATGGELEVW, from the exons ATGTCTAATCTCACTGAACATTTTCTCAAACCGGAAGCGTCCACAGACGCCTTTAAGGCACATCTCACCACCTTGCTATCGTTTTACGAGCGTGGACCTCATTCTGATGAACCAGCATTTACATATGATGGCCCAGTTGACTCCCAAACTGAAGCTATCCTGCGCTCGCTCGAGGCAATTGCGAAGAGGATGTGGATCTCTGAGGGTATGGTGAACAGTGGGATGCGCAGTCCTTTG GATGATAACAAGGTTGCTGAATTGGGGTATCATCTTGTACACCACTCTGAGGCTACCTCGTCCATCGAAGGTGCTGGAGATAGCGTTGAGAGAAGTACCACCGGCAATGAAGCTATTGGGGCTTCTCCCAAGCACTGCCCTAATTGTGGGAACTCTTTCGAACGATCGCCACTGCTGCATACCAATCTTCAAGATGGCACAGAAGACACACCTCAAGCTGTGCCTTCTTCTATTGTTGCAGATAGCAGTGATGAAATTGTGTTTAGGCCAGGTGAAGAAATCAGGTTGCTAAAAAGTCAACTTGAGGACGTAGCCAGAGTCTGCGAGTCCGTTTCGCGAGGTAATTTGGGCCATAAAATCACATCGCCCGTTGAGGGCGGGATCATGGCGCAAGTTAAAGATTCTGTCAACAGTATG GTCGATAACCTTTCCAAACTCGCCAATGACGTCACCCGCCTATCCCGAGATTTGGGCACGGATGG GAAACTAGGCGTCCAAATTGAATTCCTCCCGAACATGGGAGGTCAGCTTGGCGACATGGTTGATAATCTGAACAGAATGACTCTGGATGTTACGAATCAG GTCAGGTCCATTTCAAAGGTTTCGAAAGCTATCTATGTAGGAGATTTGAGCAAGCAAATTGAGGTCAAGGCGAAGGGTGAAATATTGGAGTTGAAGGATATAGTAAACGGCATCGTGCTTCG ACAGCGTGTTTTGACGAAAGAGGTGTGTAGAGTCACGTCGGAAATCAGCAAAGGCAGGATTGGTGGGCGAGCAGAAGTTCCACATGTTGAGGGTGTGTGGTTCTCATTCGTCACAGGCATCAAC TCAATGACGAGCACATTGGAGAATGGTTTGCGCGCGACAAGCTATGTTGCAAATGCCATTGTACAAGGAGATCTAAGTAAAAGAATCGAAGTAGATGTGGAGGGAGATCTCCTTGCTCTCAAGACGGCAGTCAACTCCATCGCTGATCGTCTACAGACCACTTCAAACGAGATCATACAACTCAACCGCCAACTCAGGGTGGAAGGCATGCTGGACGCGCACGCAGCGTCAGCTGATGCACAAGGCGTATGGAAAGAACTTTTGCAGAGCGCCAACGGTGTAGCTGCTACTCTCAAAAGTTGTGTGAGAGCAACCTCCGAGGTCTTGAAGGCAGTTGCGGGTGGAGATCTGGAAACTTCTATGCAAATAGGTGAGGCACAAGGGGAGGTACTGGAGTTGACAGAGACGGTCAATGGTACTGTAGAATTTCTCAGAGTATTTACAGAGGAGGTGGTAAGAATGACAAGGACAGTTGGTGTAGAAGGTCGGCTTGGGCACCAAGTATTGGTTTCGCATGTGGGAGGGACGTGGAAGGAAATAGTTGATGGCCTCAATGGTTTAACTTACAAT TTGATGCTGCTTGTACGAACAGCCATGGTAGCTCTC gTTTCCGTAGCTCGAGGAGATCTGTCGCAGAAGATTGTAGGCATAACGCTACACGGAGAGATGTCGGATCTGGTGCAAATCATCAACGAGATGATTGACGTATTGTTCAAGTTTACAAAGGACAGCAAGCGGATTGCGCGTGAAGGCGACACGGAGGGTATCTTAACCCATGCTGAAGTGGGGGGCGTCATCGGAATTTGGAATGAGATTAT ACGAATTTTGGCTCTCGAGTATGATAAGGAGAATCAACGTCGGGCTACTGGTGGTGAACTCGAAGTTTGGTGA
- a CDS encoding Hybrid signal transduction histidine kinase J, protein MDPPPSEETILTTPTMTDTFKSHLVALLSIYELGPYPGAPIPRYEGPSDWQTETILRSLAAVAKRMWAAEDAVAELRGPRSEKVEAEKALELENQPEQQHSEATTPVNRPNEASDSTTTHNGRSNGTNMTISLDGLQSSIDPSKGFSRAYGTMKAHQAALAQAGPNGGYSSAPPTAHAQCPTCGKSISDPLMLYTTDNNAPLSSSPLVVPMGPLAAAAFESGMSAVEELKLLKAQVQDVARVCNAVARGDLSQKITVPVQGVVMVQLKDVINTMVDKLGQFAKEVTRVSQEVGTEGKLGGQALVLDVEGTWRELTGVVNKLAANLTSQVRSIAKVTKAVALGDLSKQIEVDARGEILDLKNTVNGMVVRLRALAAEVTRVTLEVGSQGKLGGQAHVPDVEGVWLNLVRNVNRMCSSLTDQVRSIAVVTTAVARGDLTQKIEIQVEGEMSTLKGTVNSMVDQLSAFASEVTRVALEVGTQGILGGQAKVEGVQGTWADLTRNVNKMASNLTDQVRSISEVTKAVALGDLGKLVNVDVQGEMLDLKMTVNSMVAQLSTLANEVTRVSLEVGTEGILGGQAFVPDVQGMWKVLTDNVNLMAMNLTNQVRSIAEVTKAVAGGDLTKKIEVDVRGEILELKETVNGMTESLSVFADEVTRVAREVGTEGRLGGQARVTNVGGTWKDLTDNVNVMANNLTLQVRTIAVATTAVARGDLTQKIGGVSVSGEMLSLVNTINDMIDQLAIFAAEVKKVAREVGTEGKLGVQAEVGNVQGIWQEITLSVNTMAGNLTTQVRGFAQISAAAMDGDFTRFITVEASGEMDSLKTQINQMVFNLRDSIQKNTAAREAAELANRSKSEFLANMSHEIRTPMNGIIGMTELTLDSDLNRSQRESLLLVHSLARSLLLIIDDILDISKIEAGRMTMEAVSYSLRQTVFGILKTLVVRASQNNLDLTYDVEPDIPDQLIGDSLRLRQVITNLVGNAIKFTPSKASRKGHVALSTRLLALDDQSVTLEFCVTDTGIGIAKDKLNLIFDTFCQADGSTTREYGGTGLGLSISKRLVSLMQGNMWVESEVSKGSKFFFTITSQISHSTMEATLSKMAPFAKRTILFVDTLFDETGVVDRIKELGLRPYVVHDVKAVADKEKCPHIDTIVVDSLTVTECIREYEHLRYIPVVLLAPSMPRLNLKWCLDNSISSQVTTPVTAQDLSSALISALESNTVSPVSAPNDVTFDILLAEDNLVNQKLAVKILEKYGHTVEIAENGSLAVDAFKGRVAQGKPFDIILMDVSMPFMGGMEATELIRSYEMHKSLPPTPIIALTAHAMIGDRERCLQAGMDDHITKPLRRADLLNSINKLAGERGAQKIHHLLRRPIPISQNYS, encoded by the exons ATGGACCCTCCACCGTCGGAGGAGACGATCTTGACGACACCGACAATGACAGACACTTTTAAATCTCACCTTGTTGCCCTGCTCTCCATCTACGAGCTTGGCCCATATCCAGGCGCTCCGATACCCAGATACGAGGGTCCTTCAGATTGGCAAACAGAAACCATCTTGCGCTCGCTTGCAGCAGTTGCAAAGAGGATGTGGGCCGCAGAAGACGCCGTGGCAGAGCTTAGAGGTCCTCGTAGCGAAAAGGTG GAGGCCGAAAAGGCTCTGGAGCTTGAGAACCAGCCTGAGCAACAGCACTCAGAAGCAACAACCCCCGTGAACAGGCCCAATGAAGCATCTGATTCCACAACCACTCACAACGGACGATCCAACGGCACCAACATGACCATTTCTCTTGACGGACTGCAATCTTCAATCGACCCATCCAAAGGTTTTTCACGCGCATACGGTACCATGAAGGCACACCAGGCTGCTCTCGCTCAGGCTGGCCCCAATGGTGGATATAGCTCAGCACCTCCTACAGCTCACGCTCAGTGCCCTACATGTGGGAAATCGATTTCGGACCCCTTGATGCTTTATACTACGGATAACAATGCCCCTCTCAGTTCCAGTCCTCTCGTCGTCCCTATGGGTCCTCTCGCTGCCGCTGCCTTTGAAAGCGGGATGAGCGCCGTCGAAGAACTCAAGCTGCTAAAGGCACAGGTCCAGGACGTCGCAAGAGTTTGTAATGCAGTCGCCCGAGGCGATCTTAGTCAGAAAATCACCGTCCCAGTGCAAGGTGTAGTTATGGTTCAACTCAAGGACGTTATCAATACTATG GTCGACAAACTTGGACAATTTGCAAAGGAAGTCACACGTGTATCTCAGGAAGTCGGAACTGAAGG CAAACTCGGCGGTCAAGCTCTAGTGCTCGATGTCGAAGGTACTTGGCGCGAGTTGACGGGCGTCGTCAACAAGTTGGCTGCCAATTTGACATCACAG GTCAGGTCTATTGCAAAGGTTACAAAAGCAGTAGCATTGGGAGATTTGAGTAAACAAATCGAAGTCGATGCAAGAGGCGAGATACTAGATTTAAAAAACACTGTCAATGGAATGGTGGTACG ATTACGAGCTCTAGCGGCAGAGGTTACTCGAGTCACATTGGAAGTCGGAAGTCAAGGCAAATTGGGTGGTCAAGCGCATGTGCCAGACGTGGAAGGGGTGTGGCTAAACTTAGTTCGGAAT GTCAATCGGATGTGTTCGTCTCTTACGGATCAAGTGCGGTCTATTGCAGTGGTGACGACGGCCGTCGCTCGTGGAGATTTGACCCAGAAGATTGAAATCCAAGTAGAAGGCGAGATGTCCACTTTGAAAG GTACTGTCAATTCAATGGTGGACCAGTTGTCTGCGTTTGCCTCCGAGGTTACACGAGTGGCTTTGGAAGTCGGAACACAAGGTATCTTAGGAGGCCAAGCTAAAGTTGAAGGTGTACAAGGTACATGGGCAGATTTGACACGTAATGTCAAC AAAATGGCCTCCAACTTGACGGATCAAGTACGCTCTATATCCGAGGTGACGAAAGCCGTGGCGTTAGGAGACCTCGGAAAGCTAGTCAATGTCGATGTTCAGGGAGAGATGCTAGACTTGAAGATGACTGTCAATTCAATGGTGGCCCAGCTCAGCACGCTCGCTAACGAGGTCACACGTGTCAGTTTGGAAGTCGGGACGGAAGGTATCTTGGGTGGACAGGCATTCGTTCCTGATGTGCAGGGGATGTGGAAGGTGTTGACGGATAATGTCAACTTAATGGCAATGAATTTGACGAATCAAGTGCGGTCTATCGCGGAGGTTACCAAGGCTGTCGCTGGTGGAGATTTGACTAAGAAGATCGAGGTCGATGTGAGGGGTGAAATCCTAGAGTTGAAGGAGACAGTGAATGGGATGACAGAGTCGTTGAGCGTGTTTGCCGACGAGGTCACGAGGGTCGCTAGGGAGGTCGGTACCGAGGGACGATTGGGAGGTCAAGCTAGGGTCACGAACGTCGGCGGTACCTGGAAGGATTTGACAGATAATGTCAACGTTATGGCTAACAAT TTGACGCTACAAGTGCGAACTATCGCTGTCGCTACT ACTGCTGTGGCTCGAGGTGACTTGACGCAGAAGATTGGGGGTGTGTCGGTTTCTGGAGAGATGTTGAGTTTGGTTAACACCATCAACGACATGATTGACCAGTTGGCCATATTCGCTGCCGAGGTCAAGAAGGTCGCGCGTGAGGTCGGAACAGAAGGTAAACTAGGGGTTCAAGCCGAAGTGGGCAATGTGCAAGGTATCTGGCAAGAAATTAC GTTGTCTGTCAACACTATGGCCGGAAATTTGACGACGCAAGTGCGTGGTTTTGCACAAATCTCGGCTGCTGCTATGGACGGAGACTTTACGCGGTTCATCACTGTCGAAGCCAGTGGTGAGATGGATTCGTTGAAGACCCAGATCAACCAGATGGTGTTCAATTTGCGAGACAGTATTCAAAAGAACACTGCTGCTAGAGAAGCTGCCGAGTTGGCAAATAGGAGTAAGAGTGAGTTCTTGGCGAACATGTCGCACGAGATCAG AACACCTATGAATGGTATCATCGGCATGACGGAGTTGACGCTAGATAGCGATTTGAATAGATCGCAGCGGGAAAGTTTGCTGCTAGTTCACAGTTTGGCGCGGTCACTACTATTGATTATTGACGATATTTTGGATATCTCGAAAA TTGAGGCTGGGCGCATGACCATGGAGGCGGTATCTTACTCTCTTCGCCAGACCGTATTCGGTATCCTCAAGACTCTAGTGGTACGGGCATCGCAGAACAATTTGGATCTCACGTACGACGTGGAACCGGACATCCCTGATCAACTCATTGGTGATTCGTTGCGTCTACGGCAGGTCATCACCAACTTGGTTGGTAATGCCATCAAGTTCACGCCTTCCAAGGCATCCCGCAAAGGCCATGTCGCGCTGAGCACGCGCCTATTGGCCCTCGATGACCAGAGTGTTACTCTGGAGTTCTGTGTGACTGATACTGGTATTGGTATTGCAAAAGACAAGCTTAACCTAATCTTCGATACCTTCTGTCAAGCTGACGGATCAACAACACGA GAATATGGTGGTACAGGCTTAGGTCTATCCATCTCGAAGAGACTCGTTTCGCTAATGCAGGGTAACATGTGGGTGGAGAGTGAGGTGTCGAAGGGAAGCAAGTTCTTCTTCACGATCACCTCACAGATCAGCCACTCGACGATGGAAGCGACGTTGAGCAAGATGGCCCCGTTCGCGAAGCGCACGATACTCTTTGTTGATACCCTTTTCGACGAGACTGGTGTTGTTGACCGTATCAAGGAACTCGGTCTACGGCCATACGTAGTTCATGACGTCAAGGCTGTCGCGGATAAGGAGAAATGTCCCCATATTGATACCATCGTCGTGGATTCGCTGACTGTT ACGGAATGCATTCGCGAATATGAGCATCTGCGATATATACCCGTCGTTCTGTTGGCACCATCCATGCCACGACTTAACC TAAAATGGTGCTTGGACAATAGCATTAGCTCTCAAGTGACCACACCTGTGACTGCTCAAGATCTTTCATCTGCCCTTATCTCCGCACTAGAGTCGAACACCGTCAGCCCCGTCTCAGCGCCCAACGACGTCACCTTTGACATTCTGCTGGCCGAGGACAATTTGGTCAATCAGAAGCTAGCTGTCAAGATCTTAGAGAAATATGGGCACACAGTGGAGATTGCAGAGAACGGCAGTTTGGCTGTCGATGCTTTCAAAGGACGGGTGGCGCAAGGCAAGCCATTTGATATTATTCTG ATGGATGTGTCTATGCCTTTCATGGGTGGTATGGAGGCTACGGAGTTGATCCGCTCTTATGAGATGCACAAGAGCCTGCCACCTACACCTATCATTGCGCTAACTGCTCATGCCA TGATCGGTGACAGAGAACGTTGCTTGCAAGCAGGAATGGACGACCACATCACCA AACCTTTACGTCGCGCTGACCTTCTCAACTCGATCAACAAGCTTGCTGGCGAACGCGGCGCACAGAAGATCCATCATCTCTTGCGGCGGCCTATCCCTATCTCCCAGAACTACTCGTAG
- a CDS encoding Alkyltransferase-like protein 1, with the protein MSLDSAQFHAAVYDIVRTIPVARVTSYGHIAKLTGMPNHSRHVGQALKFLPPNVDPPIPWHRVISSAGTISSRGPGTDGAQRQRDALVAEGVEVVTGRTGDMRVDLREYGWFPSIDEFQASQELAEND; encoded by the exons ATGTCTTTGGATAGCGCCCAATTTCACGCAGCT GTATACGACATTGTCCGAACCATCCCAGTGGCACGAGTGACGAGTTATG GCCATATTGCAAAATTAACCGGCATGCCTAATCATTCGCGTCATGTAGGACAAG CACTAAAGTTTTTGCCTCCAAACGTGGACCCTCCGATTCCATGGCATCGTGTTATAAGCTCAGCGGGAACTATTTCTTCCCGAGGTCCTGGAACTGACGGTGCCCAACGCCAGAGAGATGCCCTTGTTGCAGAGGGTGTCGAGGTTGTAACTGGCCGCACTGGCGATATGCGTGTGGACCTTCGTGAATATGGCTGGTTTCCATCAATCGACGAGTTTCAAGCTTCTCAAGAACTCGCAGAGAACGATTGA